From one Montipora capricornis isolate CH-2021 chromosome 10, ASM3666992v2, whole genome shotgun sequence genomic stretch:
- the LOC138021663 gene encoding uncharacterized protein has product MKLVWVIFLSAASVATINCSSTKIRVAKKQENTNWNSEVQCVDDAGLQENENDLQKRVIAATVTITATVVGAVAAVVGVALSEIGNHSPKIAIGISNETPYKWKDVDIEFYTGTSNDLAPVDVSPKETLIYKAYMERLNSYGPAGVIAFNIPRDEVTLCVLFSVPYDRISSHNWWNVKSFLGKINANEDPCTFENLYNKLNPLKGDDNRITTPMDFYYSAEGGMSSGNDCKLELHIKKKVAPGTAVSAATVRKAIPTVLAEIGDQYSQKISIGIINETPYEWERLNVYFSDGTSDATLPDHVPTGKGFNYSARKKKFAAYGAAGVIAFHIPDDNISLCFLYSVPFGALRFNWWNVKSFLGKVKANEDPCTFTKLYSYNPVEGDNDRQTTAMDFYYSAEGNMSSVSECTLELRIKKKVAPGTAVSAGTVIKAIPTVLTEIGDQYSGKISIGIINETPYEWERLNVYLFGGTSDITLPDHVPTGKGFNYSAKDDAAGVIALYIKKDNKTLHIFFSVPGSNLKWNLAIHSGKKCADKTWYHNLNKANPREGDGKIKKDYCMAEGNVKCSSSGCTLELYIKKKAVH; this is encoded by the coding sequence ATGAAACTCGTCTGGGTAATTTTCTTATCCGCAGCATCAGTGGCAACAATTAATTGCTCGAGCACAAAGATACGAGttgcaaaaaaacaagaaaataccaACTGGAATTCTGAAGTTCAATGTGTAGATGATGCCGGACTTCAAGAGAATGAAAATGATTTGCAAAAGAGAGTAATTGCTGCCACGGTTACAATCACTGCTACAGTCGTTGGTGCTGTAGCCGCAGTTGTAGGAGTTGCTCTTTCAGAGATAGGGAATCACAGCCCAAAAATTGCTATTGGTATCAGCAATGAAACTCCTTATAAATGGAAAGATGTAGACATAGAGTTTTATACAGGCACATCAAATGACCTTGCACCAGTTGACGTTTCTCCAAAAGAAACCCTTATTTATAAAGCCTACATGGAACGTTTGAATTCGTACGGCCCTGCTGGTGTGATCGCTTTTAACATTCCACGTGATGAGGTAACCCTGTGTGTTCTTTTTAGTGTACCGTACGATAGAATCAGCAGTCATAACTGGTGGAATGTTAAATCGTTTTTGGGAAAGATAAATGCAAATGAAGATCCATGTACATTCGAAAATCTCTATAACAAATTAAATCCACTGAAAGGTGATGATAATCGTATAACGACACCTATGGACTTTTATTACAGTGCTGAAGGTGGCATGAGTAGCGGGAATGATTGCAAACTGGAATTGCATATAAAGAAGAAGGTTGCGCCAGGTACCGCCGTTTCAGCTGCCACAGTTAGAAAGGCTATCCCCACTGTTCTGGCAGAGATTGGGGATCAATATAGTCAAAAAATTTCGATTGGTATCATAAATGAAACTCCTTACGAATGGGAACGTTTGAACGTATATTTTTCTGACGGCACGTCGGATGCAACCTTACCAGATCACGTACCTACGGGCAAAGGATTTAATTATtcggcaagaaaaaaaaagtttgctgCTTACGGCGCTGCTGGTGTAATCGCCTTTCACATCCCAGATGACAATATATCTCTGTGTTTTCTCTACAGCGTACCATTCGGTGCATTGCGTTTTAACTGGTGGAATGTGAAATCTTTTTTAGGAAAGGTGAAAGCAAACGAAGACCCATGTACATTCACAAAACTCTACAGCTACAATCCAGTCGAAGGTGACAATGATCGTCAAACGACAGCTATGGACTTTTATTACAGTGCTGAAGGTAACATGAGTAGCGTGAGCGAATGTACACTGGAATTACGCATAAAGAAGAAGGTTGCGCCTGGTACCGCCGTTTCAGCTGGCACAGTTATTAAGGCTATCCCAACTGTTCTGACAGAGATTGGGGATCAGTATAGTGGAAAAATATCGATTGGTATCATAAATGAAACTCCTTATGAATGGGAACGTCTGAACGTATATCTTTTTGGTGGCACGTCGGATATAACCTTACCAGATCACGTACCTACAGGCAAAGGATTTAATTATTCAGCAAAAGACGACGCTGCTGGTGTAATCGCTTTATACATCAAAAAGGACAATAAAACCCTACATATTTTCTTCAGCGTACCTGGCTCGAACTTAAAGTGGAATTTAGCGATTCATTCGGGAAAGAAATGTGCAGATAAAACGTGGTACCACAACCTCAATAAAGCCAATCCAAGAGAAGGAGAcgggaaaataaaaaaagactATTGCATGGCGGAAGGTAATGTGAAATGTAGTTCAAGCGGGTGTACGCTGGAATTGTATATTAAGAAGAAAGCTGTGCATTAA
- the LOC138020306 gene encoding uncharacterized protein, producing MEYWTFIRAFENLIESKTSSHSARLYYLVQYTSGEVKELVRSCLAMRGDVGYLEAKNLLRKRYGQSYRIANAFVEKLAKGPAIKAEDGDALRRFSTLLSSCRNTLKEIGYLNIVENPNTLKAIVGRLPYGLRQRWRDVADDITENQEREITVEDLNRFVAAKARAANHAVFGDISVQQQPTTPGNARGKSKQTPRNTSSLATNTYSEPLCDAPNTHQTQNRRRCPMCSSNHWLSQCTDFKRKSVKERIAFVRLKGLCDNCLVYGHRASTCPKPRFCHTDKLPTVFTRSKFPVSVDNAAAQEDIDRWPHLRGVEIPKIDAKVGLLIGCDAPEALAPKEIIPSCNGGPYATRTIFGWVINGPLGRSQCSVTRASHFIKTGVDLDEQFRDYCNMEFNDAIYRNKPAMSQEDKHALRIFTETAKLENGHYEVALPWKTDPPQLENNKIVAQRRLALLKKCLLGDKELCKKYCDCVDDLLQKGYAKRAPSHDVPAKTWYLPHHAVFHPAKPGKVRVVFDCSAKYRGSSLNDKLLQGPDLTNSLVGVLMRFRQESVALMSDVEAMFHQVRVKPGDCSALRFLWWPNGDLDSEPEEHMMTVHLFGGVSSPSCANFALRKTAEDNKPLFDLEIIHTVQRNFYVDDCLKSVNSDHDAINLVKDLTELLKTGGFRLTKWLSNSRQVMESIPESERATSVKNLDFGHAPIERALGVQWCISSDTFGFSIAIKDRPATRRGILSVVSSVYDPLGFVAPFILPAKILLQDLCKKKLDWDEKVSEEDLSRWKSWLKELPKLQGFSTGRCFKPSGFGEVASAQLHYFSDASEVAYGAVSYLRLVNAHGDVHCSFVTGKSRLSPLKSFTIPRLELSAALLSTRLDAMIQDELEIPVDDSIFWMDSTCFIRYIENEVKRFTTFVANRVAAIREQSLPKQWHYVETALNPADDASRGLAVNAIINKNRWIRGPDFLWHDEMSWPERPADMDRTAEERCLLEEKKAVVAGLVTPIDGGSNNLFDRFSSWFQLKKCVAWVLRYKSRLRCAVNKRKRGETMVVAPAGKIEPLDVSEIEDAERAIIKATQSARFHDELTSLSSLQKVVKKSSGIFKLDPILVDGIIRVGGRLRNSEIEPDAKHAVLLPKDHHVSHLIIRHYHRVSGHSGIEHTLSLIRQKYRITQGRASVRRLLSSCFDCRKRQAPLGQQKMASLPPDRVNPSEPPFSYVGVDCFGLLEVQRGRSLVKRYGVLFTCLSIRAIHIEVVHSLDTDSFINALRRFIARRGQPLQMRSDNGGNFVRGERELSEAVDEWNQTKIHSFLLSNNIKWIFNPPAASHHGGVWERCIRTTRKVMKALLKEQPLNDEGLLTLLAEVESIINGRPITKVSDDPKDSDALTPNHLLLLRSGTSLPPGLFVKGDNYSRRRWRQVQYLADVFWRRWLREYLPALQERQKWGAAKRNFAVNDIVLVFDDTVPRSSWPLGRVLEVHSNKKDGLVRSVKVKTKTSTLVRPIDKLVLLESA from the coding sequence ATGGAATATTGGACGTTCATCCGAGCGTTTGAAAATCTCATTGAAAGTAAAACTTCAAGCCATAGCGCTCGCCTATATTATCTCGTCCAGTATACAAGTGGCGAAGTAAAAGAGCTGGTGAGAAGCTGTCTTGCAATGAGAGGAGACGTCGGCTACCTCGAAGCAAAGAATTTGTTGAGGAAGAGGTACGGTCAGAGCTATAGAATAGCGAATGCATTCGTTGAGAAACTCGCAAAGGGTCCTGCGATAAAGGCAGAAGACGGTGACGCCCTAAGaaggttctctactcttctctcCAGCTGCAGAAACACTCTGAAGGAGATAGGATATCTAAACATAGTAGAAAATCCCAATACCCTTAAAGCTATAGTTGGTAGACTACCATATGGTCTCCGACAGAGATGGCGAGATGTGGCTGATGACATCACTGAGAACCAGGAAAGAGAGATTACAGTCGAAGATCTTAATCGTTTCGTTGCCGCAAAGGCCAGAGCCGCGAACCACGCTGTCTTTGGCGACATATCCGTTCAACAACAACCAACCACGCCGGGAAATGCGAGAGGAAAATCGAAGCAGACACCACGGAACACGTCTTCTCTTGCTACGAACACATATTCTGAGCCGTTATGCGACGCCCCTAACACTCATCAAACCCAAAATAGACGCAGATGCCCGATGTGTAGCTCTAATCATTGGCTCTCGCAGTGTACCGACTTCAAGAGGAAATCCGTCAAAGAAAGGATAGCATTCGTGCGTTTGAAGGGACTGTGTGATAACTGCCTCGTGTATGGCCACAGAGCTAGCACCTGCCCCAAACCGAGATTCTGTCACACTGATAAGCTACCCACGGTCTTCACCAGATCGAAGTTCCCTGTCTCCGTCGACAACGCAGCTGCTCAAGAAGATATCGACCGCTGGCCGCACCTTAGAGGTGTAGAAATTCCGAAGATAGACGCAAAGGTTGGTCTGCTGATTGGCTGCGACGCCCCAGAGGCCTTAGCACCTAAAGAGATCATACCAAGCTGTAACGGCGGCCCTTACGCGACTCGAACCATATTTGGATGGGTCATAAATGGTCCCTTAGGGAGATCTCAGTGTTCCGTAACTCGCGCTTCTCATTTCATTAAGACCGGTGTAGACCTTGACGAACAGTTTCGCGATTACTGTAACATGGAGTTCAACGACGCTATCTATCGTAATAAACCAGCAATGTCACAAGAAGATAAGCACGCCTTACGCATTTTTACTGAAACGGCAAAGCTTGAGAACGGACATTACGAGGTCGCTTTGCCTTGGAAAACAGATCCTCCTCAGCTGGAAAACAACAAGATCGTCGCACAACGCCGGTTGGCGCTCCTGAAGAAATGCCTGTTAGGGGATAAAGAACTGTGCAAGAAATACTGCGACTGTGTAGATGACCTCCTCCAGAAGGGCTATGCTAAGAGGGCACCCAGCCATGATGTGCCTGCGAAGACCTGGTACCTACCCCATCACGCAGTCTTTCATCCAGCCAAGCCAGGAAAAGTCAGAGTCGTCTTTGATTGCTCAGCCAAGTATCGTGGTAGTTCACTCAACGACAAGCTGTTACAGGGGCCGGACCTCACTAATTCTCTTGTCGGTGTCCTCATGCGCTTCCGTCAAGAATCTGTTGCCCTCATGTCGGATGTAGAAGCTATGTTCCATCAGGTTCGAGTAAAACCTGGTGACTGCAGTGCCTTGCGCTTTCTTTGGTGGCCAAATGGGGACTTGGACTCAGAACCGGAAGAGCATATGATGACGGTGCACTTATTTGGCGGTGTCTCATCACCGAGCTGTGCAAACTTTGCCCTACGCAAGACTGCTGAAGATAACAAGCCACTCTTCGATCTAGAGATTATCCATACCGTACAGCGTAACTTTTACGTCGATGATTGCTTGAAGTCGGTTAATTCAGATCATGATGCGATTAACCTTGTCAAAGATTTGACAGAGCTCTTAAAGACAGGTGGTTTCCGCCTTACCAAATGGCTTTCCAATTCTCGCCAAGTTATGGAGTCGATCCCGGAGTCTGAAAGAGCGACGTCTGTGAAGAACCTGGACTTCGGCCACGCCCCTATTGAGAGAGCACTCGGTGTGCAATGGTGTATATCTTCTGACACGTTCGGATTTAGTATTGCTATTAAAGACCGCCCAGCCACGCGTAGGGGCATACTGTCGGTGGTGAGTTCGGTCTACGACCCTCTCGGGTTTGTGGCCCCGTTCATCCTCCCTGCTAAAATTCTTCTCCAAGATCTTTGCAAGAAGAAGCTTGATTGGGACGAGAAGGTTTCTGAAGAAGATCTCAGTCGCTGGAAGTCCTGGCTCAAAGAATTACCTAAGCTTCAGGGATTTTCGACTGGTCGATGTTTCAAACCCAGTGGATTCGGCGAAGTTGCTTCAGCTCAGCTACATTACTTCTCCGACGCCTCAGAAGTCGCTTATGGAGCTGTTTCTTACCTCAGGCTGGTCAACGCCCATGGTGATGTACATTGTTCGTTTGTCACTGGCAAATCCAGATTATCCCCTTTGAAATCTTTCACTATTCCGAGACTGGAGCTTTCCGCTGCCTTGCTGTCTACCAGATTAGATGCAATGATTCAAGATGAGCTAGAGATACCGGTCGATGATTCAATTTTTTGGATGGACAGTACTTGCTTTATTCGCTACATAGAGAACGAAGTAAAGAGGTTCACAACGTTCGTAGCGAACAGAGTTGCCGCTATAAGAGAGCAATCCCTGCCGAAACAGTGGCACTACGTCGAAACGGCTCTCAATCCTGCCGATGATGCCTCAAGAGGGTTGGCAGTGAACGCTATTATTAACAAAAATCGCTGGATAAGAGGCCCAGATTTCCTTTGGCACGATGAAATGAGCTGGCCTGAGCGTCCCGCTGACATGGATCGAACAGCAGAAGAACGTTGTTTACTTGAAGAAAAGAAGGCTGTTGTCGCTGGCCTGGTCACACCAATTGACGGGGGGAGTAACAATCTATTCGATCGTTTTTCCTCCTGGTTTCAACTAAAGAAATGCGTCGCTTGGGTGTTGAGATACAAGAGTCGTCTTCGGTGTGCTGTGAACAAACGGAAAAGAGGAGAAACAATGGTTGTCGCTCCCGCTGGGAAAATTGAACCTCTTGACGTTTCGGAAATTGAAGACGCCGAGAGGGCTATTATAAAGGCCACCCAATCTGCTCGTTTCCACGACGAATTAACATCATTATCCAGTTTGCAAAAGGTTGTCAAGAAATCAAGTGGAATTTTCAAGTTGGACCCAATTCTTGTGGATGGAATTATTCGGGTCGGAGGTCGCCTACGTAACTCTGAAATTGAGCCAGATGCCAAACATGCCGTTTTGCTTCCTAAAGATCACCACGTGTCCCATCTGATCATCCGTCATTATCATCGCGTTAGTGGCCACTCTGGTATTGAGCACACACTGTCTCTTATAAGACAGAAATATCGGATAACGCAAGGCAGAGCTTCCGTCCGCCGCTTGCTGAGTTCCTGTTTCGATTGCCGAAAGAGACAAGCACCGCTTGGTCAGCAGAAAATGGCAAGCCTACCGCCAGATAGAGTGAACCCTTCAGAACCACCATTTAGCTACGTCGGCGTCGATTGTTTCGGTCTGCTGGAAGTTCAGCGTGGAAGGAGCCTGGTAAAGCGATACGGTGTTCTCTTTACATGTCTGTCTATCCGTGCAATACACATTGAGGTCGTGCATAGCTTAGATACGGACTCTTTCATAAACGCGCTCAGGCGATTTATCGCTCGAAGAGGTCAACCTCTACAAATGAGATCAGACAATGGTGGAAATTTTGTAAGAGGAGAGAGAGAGCTAAGCGAAGCAGTCGACGAATGGAACCAAACGAAGATCCACAGCTTCCTACTGAGTAACAACATCAAGTGGATCTTCAACCCACCAGCAGCATCCCACCACGGTGGGGTTTGGGAGCGCTGTATCCGTACCACTAGGAAGGTGATGAAGGCCCTCCTGAAAGAACAACCCCTGAACGACGAAGGACTGCTTACTCTGCTCGCTGAGGTGGAGTCGATCATTAATGGACGACCAATCACCAAGGTGTCCGATGATCCAAAGGACAGTGACGCCCTCACACCAAATCACCTGCTGCTGCTCCGGTCGGGAACTAGTCTACCTCCTGGACTGTTCGTTAAGGGAGATAACTATTCTCGCCGTCGATGGCGACAGGTGCAGTACTTGGCGGATGTGTTCTGGAGACGGTGGCTTAGAGAATATCTCCCCGCACTACAAGAGAGACAGAAGTGGGGCGCTGCCAAGAGGAATTTCGCAGTTAACGATATCGTGCTTGTCTTCGACGACACTGTTCCTCGCAGCAGCTGGCCTCTAGGACGAGTACTTGAAGTTCATTCCAACAAGAAAGACGGGCTTGTTAGAAGCGTCAAGGTCAAGACGAAGACATCGACACTCGTGCGGCCAATTGACAAGCTCGTATTGTTAGAAAGCGCCTGA